The DNA sequence CTGAAACAATTGCCGCGTGTATGGCAGGTGTTTCATCAGATGACCTCCTGTTGGCGAATTTTTATGTCACGGGTTGTTTCATCAATCCAGGTCAGCTCGACCGTATAGACATTGGGACCGACGACACGGCCAAGTTTATCCCCCCATTCGATGACGACGACCGCCGGTTCAGCCAAAATCTCTTCGATCCCCAGGTGATCGGAGAGAGCCCGCGCATCCTCCAGCCGATAGAGATCAATGTGATAGAACCGCAATCGTCCCCGATGCTGGCTGATGAAGGTGAACGAGGGGCTGGTGACGTCATCGGGATCAATTCCCAGACCCGCCGCCAGTCCTTTGGCGAAGACTGTCTTGCCGGTGCCGAGATCGCCGATGAGCAAAAAAATCGCAGGCTGAGAAAGCTCGCGGCCGATCTCTTCGGCGAGCGCGAATGTCTCCTCCGGCGCGCGCGTGATGAAACTTCCGGTGATGCCCGCTCGGGTGGTCATGGTTGTTTTGGGTGGAGGCATCTCCACCGGTTGTCGTGGCGACATCGTCTCTCCATCGGCCCGAAGAATTGATGCCGACAGGACGGCTTTCCGTGATGTTTCACCAGATTCTCTCCCCGCGTCGAGAAAACGAGTCGCCGGAGTGTTCCTCCACGACGGCCCGCACAGCCGCACCGACATGCGCGGTGATGTCCGACGCCATCAGCGCGCGGGTGCCGAGAGTACGAGCCGCCAGATCACCGGCAAGCCCATGAAGATAGACGGCCGCCAACGTCGCGTCGAGGGGGGAGTTCCGATCCTGAGCCAGGAATCCGGCGAGAATCCCGGTGAGAACATCTCCCGATCCGGCCGTGGCCATTCCCGGATTGCCCGTGGGATTGATATACACCTGACCATCGGCTGAAGCGATCAGCGTGCGATTGCCCTTCAGCACCAGGATGAGCGAATGCTCAGTGGCAAAGCGACGAGCAACCTCGACCCGATGCTCGAGCACATCCTGAATGGGGATGCACATGAGCCGGGCCATTTCTCCCGGATGAGGTGTGGCGATGAGCGGCACGTCCCGGCCGGTGATGTCGTCCGGCCAGGGAGCCAGACAATTCAATCCGTCGGCATCCACGATGGCGGGAACCGTCCGACGTCGCAACAGGTCATGAACGAACCGGCGCGTGCTCTCGGCGGTTGTGATGCCGGGACCGAGAGCAAGAACATCGCGTTCGCCGGCCAGTTGAAGAGCCCGCTCAAGCGCCGTGTGCGCGAGACTTCCTTCGGGCGTTTCGTCGAGCGGCTCCGTCATCGCTTCCGCGACATGCGAGATGATCAGTGAATGGCA is a window from the Blastocatellia bacterium genome containing:
- the tsaE gene encoding tRNA (adenosine(37)-N6)-threonylcarbamoyltransferase complex ATPase subunit type 1 TsaE encodes the protein MSPRQPVEMPPPKTTMTTRAGITGSFITRAPEETFALAEEIGRELSQPAIFLLIGDLGTGKTVFAKGLAAGLGIDPDDVTSPSFTFISQHRGRLRFYHIDLYRLEDARALSDHLGIEEILAEPAVVVIEWGDKLGRVVGPNVYTVELTWIDETTRDIKIRQQEVI